Genomic window (Streptomyces yatensis):
TCGCGCTGGACTCGGTGCGCACGGCGGGGCCGCCGCCCCGGCTGGGCGCCGAGACCGCCGTATTCGCGGCGACCAACGCGGACGTCCGGCACACCGTGGTCGGCGGCCGCCATGTCGTACGGGACGGCACCCATCAGCTCGTCCCACGCGTCCCGCAAGCACTGGCCGAAGCCATCGAAGCCCTGCACGGACGGTGACCCGGCCGCCACCGCAACGGCCGACGAAGGAGAACACCCCCACGATGACCACCGCGACGACTGCGACGACCGCGCCGACCACGACCGCCATCACCGACATCGCCGGTCTGGTCACCAATGACCCCTCCCTCGGTGAAGGCCCCCTCGGCCTGATCCGGGACGCGGCCGTCGTCATCGACGGCGACCGCATCGCCTGGGTCGGTGAGTCCAGCAAAGCACCCGCCACCGACAACCGGGTCGACGCCGGTGGCCGGGCGGCCATTCCGGGCTTTGTGGACTCCCACTCCCATCTGGTCTTCGCGGGCGACCGGACCGAGGAGTTCAACGCCCGGATGTCCGGCCGCCCGTACAGCGCGGGCGGGATCCGCACGACCGTCGCCGCCACCCGCGCCGCGTCGAACAACGTGCTGCACGCCAACGTCGGCCGCTATGTGGCCGAGGCGCGCCGCCAGGGCACCACAACCCTCGAGATCAAGTCCGGCTACGGGCTGACCTCGCAGGACGAGGCCCGCGCGCTGACCATCGCCGGTGCCCACACCGACGAGGTGACCTTCCTCGGGGCACATATCGTCGCCCCCGAGTTCGCCGACGACCCGGCCGCGTACGTGGATCTGGTCACCGGCCCGATGCTGGACGCCTGCGCCCCGTACGCCCGCTGGATCGATGTCTTCTGCGAGCAGGGCGCCTTCGACGGCGACCAGGCCCGCACCATCCTGACCGCGGGCAAGGAGCGCGGGCTGATCCCGCGGGTCCACGCCAACCAGCTCTCCTACGGCCCCGGGGTGCAGCTCGCGGTGGAGCTGGGCGCCGCCTCGGCCGACCACTGCACGCATCTGACCGACGCGGACGTCGACGCGCTGGCCCAGGGGGAGACGGTGGCCACTCTGCTCCCCGGGGCGGAGTTCTCCACCCGCTCGACCTATCCGGACGCGCGCCGGCTGCTCGACGCGGGCGCCACAGTCGCGCTGTCCCCGGACTGCAACCCGGGCTCGTCCTTCACCAGCTCCATGCCGTTCTGTGTGGCCCTGGCCGTACGGGAGATGGGGATGACCCCCGACGAGGCGGTGTGGGCCGCCACGGCCGGTGGGGCGCGGGCCCTGCGCCGTACCGACGTGGGCCGGGTGAGCCCGGGCGCCCGCGCCGATCTGGCGCTGCTGGACGCCCCGTCCCATGTGCACCTCGCCTACCGCCCCGGTGTCCCGCTGATCTCGGCGGTGTGGCTGGGCGGCACTCTGCTCTGACGCGTGACGTGATGTGAGCTGACGGAGCGGCAGCACGCACGGATAAGGGCCCGTCCCGGTCGGCCGGGGGCGGGCCCTTACTCGTCTGCGGAGACGTCACTCCTCGATCATCAGACCCTTGCGGAGCCGACGGAGGGTGCGCGACAGCAGCCGCGAGACATGCATCTGGGAGATGCCCAGCTCCTCGCCGATCTCCGACTGCGTCATATTGGCCACGAAGCGCAGGGAGAGGATCTTCCGGTCGCGCGCGGACAGATCGGCGATCAGAGGCTTCAGGGACTCGACGTACTCGATGCCTTCGAGTCCGTGGTCCTCGTAGCCGATCCGGTCCGCCAGCGCTCCCTCGGAGTCGTCCTCCTCCGGCTGGGCGTCCAGCGAGCTCGCGGTGTACGCGTTGCTCGCGGCCATGCCCTCGACGACCTCGGCCTGGCTGATGTCCAGCCGCTCGGCCAGCTCGCCGACGGTGGGGGCGCGGTCCAGCCGCTGGGCGAGTTCGTCGCCGGCCTTGGCCAGGTCGAGACGGAGCTCCTGCAGCCGCCGCGGTACGCGCACCGACCAGCTGGTGTCGCGGAAGAAGCGCTTGATCTCACCGACGATCGTCGGCATCGCGAAGGTCGGGAACTCGACGCCCCGGCCGGTCTCGAAGCGGTCGATGGCCTTGATCAGGCCGATGGTGCCGACCTGGACGATGTCCTCCATCGGCTCGCTGCGGGAGCGGAACCGGGAGGCGGCGAACTTGACCAGCGCCAAGTTGAGCTCGACCAGGGTGTTACGCACATAGGCGTACTCGTGGGTGCCTTCCTCCAGCACCTCGAGACGTTCGAAAAGGGTCTTCGACAGAGCCCTCGCGTCTACCGGTGCTACCGTGTCATAAGGAGGTATTTCCGGCAGATCGGACAATTCCGGCAGTTCATCGAAGAGGCCAACGGTCGCCTGGGCGTCCGCGTCGGGGGTGAACTGCTCGGGCAGGGGGGCCGACGAAACGGTGGTCCGGGTACTCCCCGAGGGTTCGGTACGCGTGTCGTCGAGGCGGGGTGACATAGTCTCCTCCATCGTTCTCGGCATATGGCTGCCGGTGCCATAACGTGCTGCTCCGGTGAGCGGCGCCTCCAAAGCCGGGCCGTAAGCGGATGTGACCCTCTACGCCTACCTGCATCAGCCACCAAGTGGCAAGTCCGCGTTGTCCATATTTGCCGAATTTGCCGAACTATGCGAAATGTTCAGCTACCAGAGGACCGGGTAGAAGGCGTAGGGTTCGATGCGCGCAATCGAAAGCAACGAGACGCCAGAAGAGGTGCGCAGATGGACCGCGGGATGGTCGGCAGCGCCAGCAAAGGCCGGCTCCAGGTCGAGGTTCGGCACCACGGGGCGAGCGCGGTCGTGACACCGGCGGGTGAGTTGGATCACCACACCGCCGAAGTGTTGCGCGAGCCGCTCGAGAAGTGCGTAGAGGGGGGACGTGTCCGGCTGGTGGTGGACTGCTCGAAGCTGGAGTTCTGCGACTCCACCGGGCTCAATGTCCTTCTCGGTGCACGACTCAAGGCCGAAGCCGAAGGCGGCGGCGTCCATCTGGCCGGGATGCTGCCGATCGTTGCCCGAGTGTTCGAGATCACGGGCGCGGACGCCGTCTTTACGGTGCATGAGTCGCTCGACGCAGCGCTTGTCGAGTGACATAGGTCACTCCTGTTCCCGGCGTGTCATCGATGGGTCATCGATGCGTTGCCTGCGTCACATCAGTGGGGCGGAAGTAGTGGGTGTTCTCACGCTTTGGCCGGGCAGGAGACAGGCTGAAACTGTTGAAGAGATCAGGTATCCCTTGACCCTGAATCGGTGAATCGGTGAGGTGAAGCGCTGATGAGCACCACCCGGCCGTACCCGCCGGGCGACCGCGGCCCGGACCCGGACGGCCCCGCGGCTTCGGCCTCCCCACCGGCACCCCCGGCACCCCCGACGGCCGGCCCCATCCGCCAGACCCGCAGGCTCGCTCTGATCGGGGCCAGCGGGGCCGTTCCGCGCGCCCGCGACTTCACACGCGAGGCGCTGCGCGACTGGGGGTGGCTTCCGGCCGCGACCGCCGACCACCGGGCCGCCGCCGAGGACGTCCTGCTCGTCGTCTCCGAGCTGGTGACCAACGCCTGTCTGCACGCCGAGGGTCCCGAGGAGCTGCGCGTCAGCTGTAACGCCAAAGTGCTCCGCCTCGAGGTCGTGGACCTCGGCACCGGTACGCCCGCGCCGCGCACCCCGCACCGCGCCGGCCGGCCCGGCGGCCACGGCATGTTCATCGTCCAGCGGCTGTGCCTCGACTGGGGGGTCGTGCGGAACGTGGAGGGATCCGGCAAGACGGTCTGGGCCGAACTCGCCGCGCCGGGCTGAAGAGCGCGGCTCACGCCCCACCACGATGCCGCCGTCCGCCCGCAGGCCCGGCTGATCCGCCGCGCCGAGCCGGCCGTGCCCACCACGGCCGGGGTCTCCTCCGGCAGGCCCGGCCCCGGGTCCGCCTGACCCTCGCCGCATGTCCGGCCCCGGGCCCGCCTGACCCCCGTCCCATTTCCGGCCCCGGGTCCGCCTGATCCCGCCGCCGCGGCGGCCGCTTCACCCCTCTTCTCCGCTTCGCGCCGATCCGGCGTGCTTTTTGTCTTCCCTTGGCAAGGTCCCCGGCGTACCGTCAGCGCCCAATCTGATGTGCCGTCAGTTACATTCGGCTGCGGCGCTTGACGAGAGGGGATCTCGTGGTGTCCCACAACCAACGGCGCCCGGCCGGCCGTGGCGGCGCCCTCACGCTCGCGGCGGCCCTGGCCGGCTCCGTGGTGCTCCTCGCCGCCCCGGCCGCGCACGCCGACACCGTGGACGTCGACTACCAGTGCAAGACGCCGATCGGCGACAAGAGCGCCGTATCGCCGATCGACATCAAGAGCACCGCGAGCGGCGGCGCCTACAAGCTCACGATGTCCTTCGAGAAGGGCGTCTCCTCCAGCCCCGTCGAGCTCGGCAAGGGCGCCATGCACCCCAGCGCGCTCATCAAACTGGGCGGGGCGGAGAGCGGCACGGTCTCGGTGGCGGGGCCCGCCAACGACAAGGCCATCCCGGCCAACACCCCGATCAAGATCAGTGACCTGTCGGGCACCTACACCCCCAAGAAGAGCGGAAAGGTCACCTTCACCGCCTCGACCCTCACCATCAAGGCGCTGGGAACGACCACGACCTGCACCCCCGGCAACAACCCCAAGCCCTCGCTGACGCTGGACGTCAAGGGCGCGGGCGGTGGCGGGGACTCCGGCTCCACCGGCGGTACGGGCAGCACGGGCGGTACGAGTACGGGCGGCTCCGGCGGTGCGCAGGGCGGCTCCGGCAGCGACCAGCTGCCACAGACCGGACCAGCGGACTCCGCCGTCGCGCTCGGCACCCTCGGCGGCACGGTGCTGCTCGCCGGAGTGGCCGGGGCGCTCTGGCTGACCCGCCGTCAGCGGACGCCCTGACGCTCGCGGCATCCGAGGAGCCGCCGATGCCGTCGCGTATCCGTGCCGTGAGCCGAGCGGTCGGCCGTACAGCCGGCCGTGCGGTGAGCCGTACAGCCGGCCGAGCGCTCGGCCGTACAGCCGTGCATGCCGTCGCCCGTCCAGCCGCCCGCGTGTGTGTCCCGGCCCTGTTGGCCGCGTTCCTGGTGACCCCGGCGCCCTGGGCCGCCCCGGCGGGCGCCGCCGGACCCGGCTGGTCGGCGGCTCCCGCCGCCGGCGGCGGCAGCGCACCGGGCGCGGGCGACCGGCCGTACATCTACCTCGAAGGCGGGCCCGGCGCCGTCCTGGAGGACAAGCTGTCGGTCACCAACAAGGGCGAGCGCCCCCGCACCGTCCGGCTGCGCGGCGCCGACGGCGTCCGTATCGCGCTCGCCGAACAGCGGGTCACGGTGCCGCCCCGCACCCGCGCCGACATCCCCTTCACCCTCACCGTCCCCTCCGACGCGGTGCCCGGCGAACGCCCCGGCGCGGTCATGGTCTCCTCCGGCGGCCGCGAGATCGCGGTCCGGCTGCGGCTGCGGATCAGCGGTGCGACGCTGTCCGCCCTCGCCGTGGAGGACGTGACGATCCAGGGCCGCGGCGACCGGGCGGCCATCCGCTACGCCCTCGTCAACCGCGGCAACACCGTGCTCACCCCTCGGCTGGCCGTACGCGCCGACGGGCTCTTCGGCCAGGTGCTGCGCCGGGACCCGCGCACCCTGCCGGTCGAGCTGCCGCCGGGCAAACGGGTGCGGCTCACCGAGAGCTGGCCGCACCCGCCCGCCCTCGACTCGGTGGACGTGCGGCTCACGGTCACCGCGGGCGGGGGCGCGCACGCCACGGCGACCGCCCGCTACACGGCCGTCCCGTGGTGGCTGCTCGCCCCCGCGGCGGCGGCTCTGGTGGGCGCGGGCGCCGGCGGAGGCGTCTGGCTGCGGCGAAGACGACGGCGCCGACGCCGCACCCCGGGACCGCAGCCGCAACCGCAGAGCACAGGGGCAGGAGCGACCACGTGAACCCATGCCGACGCGCAGGCACCCCGGCCCGGCCCTCCGCCGTGGTCACCGTGCTCGCCCTGGTCCTTCTCAGCCTCGGCGCACCCCTTACGGGCGGCGCCGAGGCGGCCGAGGGCCCGACCGCGAAGGTCTCCCGGGCCGAGGCGGGCACCGGCGGCACGGTCACCGTGACCGGCGCCCGATGGCGGCCGCGTGCCCTGCTCACCCTGCTCATCTGCGGGCAGAACATGATCGGGGGCACCAACTCCTGCGCCAACGGCGACGGCAGGGCCGTCACCGTCGGCGCGGACGGCACCTTCACCAAGAAGCTCCCGGTTTCCGAGCCGCCCAAACCCTGTCCCTGTGTCATCCATATAGCGACCGTCACCGGTGAAGCCGCCGCCGCGGACGTGGCGTTCAAGGTCGCCGGGCATCCGGTCGCGCCGCTGCCGAAGGAGCGGAGCGGAGGCGAGCGGCTGAGCGTGCTCTCGGCCCGGCTCGACGGCTCCAGCGGGCTGCTGACCTGGTTCGGCGCACCGCCGAGCCGACGGCTCGTCGTCACCGTCGGCAATCTCGGCTCGACCCCGGCCCGCGATCCGGTCTTCGACGTGGGCACCTCGCACGGCGTCTTCGCCCCCTCCTGGGAGGAGCAGCGATGGCGGGGGACGATCCAGCCGGGGAAGAAGGCGCAGGTCAAGCTGAACGTCGAACTGTCGGCCGGGGCCCATGGCGACTATCTGATCTCGCTGCGCTACGGATCCAAGCTGCTCGTCGAACAGCCGTGGGCGGTGGGACGGCCGTGGGGCGTCACGCTCTTCTGGGTGCTGCTGTGCGTCGTGGTCGCGGCGACGGTCTTCCGGATCGGCATGGCCGTCGTGGACAAGGTACGGCCCCGTACGGCCCGGGCCGCGCCACCGCCGCCCCCCTCCGCGCCCCCCTCCACCGGACCGGCCGGGGCGAACGGCGCGCGTCCGGCGCTGCCCTGGTTCACCCCCGACACGGCGCCGGAGGCACCGCCGCACCACCAGATTTCCGCACCGTCCGAGGAGATCCGATCGACTCCGAAAGGAACCACCTGAGATGCGACGAAGAGTGAGTGCGGCCGCCGTCGCGCTGCTGCTCGGCGGTGCGGGCGTGCTGCTCGGCGCGGGCAGCGCGGCGGGCGCCGAGGTCTCGTACAAGACCGAGTGTCTACCGCCTCCGATCTCCGGTATGCCGCCGGTGGAGGGCACCACGACCGTGGCCGTCACGGCACCGGCGACGGCCAAGGTCGGGGAGGAGGTCGAGGTGGTGTGGAAGACGGTGCAGGCCGCCTCCAAGAACCCGCCGATCCTCGACCTGGAGGCCAACACCATCCTGCCGACCGGCACCATCACGGTGGGCGGCGCACAGACCGGTGACCTGTCCCTGGAGGGGCCGCGGGAGAACCCGGCGATCCCCAAGGGCGGTGAGATGAAGCTGTCCGATATGAAGGGGAAGCTGAAGCTCACGAAGGCGGGCGAGGTGACGCTGACGCCCGGCGGCTACAACATCAACGTCAGCAAGCCGCTGCCCACGGACACCAAGTGCTCGGCGAAGGAGGACGTCAAGGCGGCCGCGACCATCAAGGTGACGGACGGCGGCGGCGGTCCGGGCGGCACGACGAGCGGCACGACGAGTGGCACCACGAGCGGGACGACCAGCGGCACGACAAGTGGCACCACGAGCGGTACGACCAGCGGCACCACCAGTGGCACGACCAGCGGGAACACCGGCGGCGGGGGCGGCGGAGACGATTCGTACACCGGTAAGGAGGTTGAGGTCGCCTACGCCTGCAAGACCCCCATCGGCGACAAGAACGCGACCTCCCCGGTCCAGATCAACGCCACCAAGAGCGGCGGGAGTTTCGCGCTGACCGTGAAGTTCGGCAAGTCCGTGATGGACAGCCCGGCCGATATACCCGCCGATTCGGTCAAGCCGTCGATGGCCGTCAAGGTCGGCGGTGCCGACAAGGGCACCGTCGCCGTGGCCGGGCCGACCAACAAGGAGCCCATCAAGTCCGGTGATCCGATCGAGATCCCCGACCTCACCGGCACCTACAAGCCGGGCGCGAGCGGCAAGTCGACGCTCACCCCCGGGGTGCTGACGGTCAAGGCGCTCGGTACGACCACCACCTGCACCCCGTCCAAGGACCCCGGTGTCTCGCTCGAGCTGGACACCACAGGCCAGCCCGGCGGCACCACCGGCGGTGACACGACCGGCGGTGGTACGAGCGGGGGCAGCGGCTCCGGGGGCGGCACCTCCGGTGGCAGCGGCAGCTCGGGCAGCGGCGGTTCGGCCACCAGCGGCGGGCTCGCCGACACCGGTGCGAGTGACCACGGCGGGCTGAAGGCGCTCGCCCTGATCGCCGGTACCACCGTGCTGCTCGGCGGCGCCATCTTCACCCTCACCCCGTGGCGCAAGCTGCGCGGCACCACCACCCGCTGAACCGAATAGCCACTCCGAACGGCGAAGGGCCCGGCGCGGTCTTCCCGCGTCGGGCCCCTCGTATCGCTACGCGGTACCGCCTACCGCCCCGGACGTCAGTGGACGTCGGCCATCAGGGCCACGACCTTCTTGCGGTACATGAAGACCGCGAAGCCGGCGAGCGCCGCCATGGCCGCCTCCAGCGTGATCACCCCGACTCCGCTGAGGTCGACCCCGGCGATGGACAGCAGCCCGGTGATGCAGTCGCCCGCGGTCACGGCCAGGAACCACACGCCCATCATCTGGCTGGCGTACTTCGCCGGCGCCATCTTGGTGGTCACCGACAGGCCGACCGGCGACAGGCACAGCTCGCCCATCGTCTGGACCATGTAGATCGACACCAGCCACAGCGGGCTGACCTTGGTCCCGTCCTGGGCCATCCCCATCGGCACGACGAAGACGAAGAACGAGGCGCCGATCAGGACCAGGGCCATCGCGAACTTCAGCGTGGTGTTCGGCTCCCGGTCACGCCGCGCCAGCCACAGCCACAGCCAGGCGAAGACCGGGGCCAGCGCCATGATCATCAGCGGGTTGACGGACTGGAACCACGAGGACGGGAAGTGCAGCCCGAAGATCGTGTCCGCGGTCTTGCCCTCGGCGAAGGCGGACAGCGTCGAACCGCCCTGGTCGTAGATCATCCAGAACACCGCGGCGGCCACGAAGAACCAGATGTAGCCGCTCACCTTGGTCTGCTCGACCGCCGAGAGCTCCCGGTCGCGCTTGATCCGGATGAGCACGCCGGTCGGGATGATCAGGCCCAGGATGGTGATCGGGATCAGCACCCAGTTGAGGGTCCAGCTGCCGCTGAGCACCACGCCGGTGTAGAAGACCGCGGCGACGATCAGCCAGAGCATCGCCTTGCGCAGCCAGGAGCGGCGCTCCTCGGCCGCCAGCGGGGTGGGGACGACGTTGCTCTCCGGGCTCAGATGGCGGGTGCCGATCAGGAACTGGACCAGGCCCAGGGCCATGCCCAGCGCGGCGAGCGCGAAGCCCAGGTGCCAGTTGTACGACTGGCCGACGGTGCCGATGACCAACGGGGCGGCGAAGGCACCGAGGTTGATGCCGATGTAGAAGAGGGTGAAGCCGCCGTCCCGGCGCGGGTCCTGCGGACCGTCGTAGAGCTGGCCCACCATCGTCGAGATGTTGGCCTTGATCAGACCGGAGCCGAGCGCCACCAGGGCGAGGCCGACGAAGAAGGTCGCCTGGCCGGGAACGGAGAGCGCCAGATGTCCGGCCATGACGATCCCGGACGCGATGACCACCGTCTTGCGCGGGCCCCAGACCCGGTCGCCGAACCAGCCGCCCGGCATGGCCAGCAGATAGACCATGGCCAGGTAGACCGAGTAGATGGCCACCGCGTTGCCCTCGGTCAGCCCGAGTCCGCCACCCTGCCCGCCGGCCTTGGCGTCGGGGCCGCCGGAGATCAGATAGACCACGAGGAGGGCCCGCATGCCGTAGAAGCTGAACCGCTCCCACATCTCGATCATGAAGAGAGTGGCCAGGCCGCGGGGGTGGCCGAAGAAGGTTTTGCCGCCGGCAGGGGTCCCCTGCGCGGTGGCGCCCTTCGTCAGGCTGGACGCCATGGTGGTTTCCTTGCGTGCTCAGAGAGCGCTGCCGAGCGGGCCAGCGCCCATGGGGGGATGGCTGAGCGACTGAGCGCCGGATGTGGTCCGGGCCGGTCGTGCCGACCCCTTCCCCGCTCCGGACATGACAGAGACCTTTGGGCGCGTCGTCGTCACCAAAGGCCCCGGAGGAGTGCTACAGACGTTGTTTCACCATACGACACGTACTTGACACTCTTGGAGACGGTGAGAGATAGCTCACGGCGGAGGCGTGCAACCGTCCGTGCACCGTCCGTCGCGCCGTACGCGCCCCGTGCCCCGACCTCAGCGGACTACCATCACCCCCATGACCCGAGTACTGCTCGCCGAGGATGACGCATCCATCTCGGAGCCGCTCGCCCGCGCCCTGCGCCGCGAGGGGTACGAGGTCGAGGTGCGCGAGGACGGACCCACCGCGCTCGACGCCGGTCTGCAAGGAGGCGTCGACCTGCTCGTCCTCGACCTCGGCCTGCCCGGGATGGACGGGCTCGAGGTCTGCCGTCGGCTCCGTACGGAGGGCCACGGCTTTCCGGTGCTGGTGCTCACGGCCCGCGCGGACGAGGTGGACACGGTGGTCGGCCTGGACGCCGGCGCCGACGACTACGTCACCAAGCCGTTCCGGCTCGCCGAACTGCTCGCCCGGGTCCGGGCGCTGCTGCGGCGCGGTGCCGTCGAGACACAGCAACAGCAGCCGGCCACCCACGGGGTGCGGATCGACGTCGAGTCGCACCGCGCCTGGATGGGCGACGAGGAGCTGCAGCTGACCGCCAAGGAGTTCGACCTGCTGCGCGTCCTGGTGCGGGACGCCGGGCGGGTCGTCACCCGCGATCAGCTGATGCGCGAGGTGTGGGACACCACTTGGTGGTCGTCCACCAAGACCCTCGACATGCACATCTCCTGGCTGCGCAAGAAGCTCGGTGACGATGCGGCCAATCCCCGCTATATCGCCACCGTTCGTGGTGTCGGCTTCCGATTCGAGAAAAGCTGAAGAAGCTGACCAGTACTGACACGGTGGGGCAATGCGCCGTCGCTTGATCAACTCCACGCTCGCCGTGGTGCTCGTCGTCATCGCGGTCTTCGGTCTGTCGCTGGTCATCGTCGAGACGCGGACCATCGAGAACAGCGCCCAGGAGAGCGTGAGCTCCGACGCGGTGCGCCTGGTCAGCATCGTCGACAGCAGGCTGCTGGGGGGCGAGGGGGTCACCCCCAGAGTGCTGCGCGAGCAGATCGAGCCCGGC
Coding sequences:
- the hutI gene encoding imidazolonepropionase: MTTATTATTAPTTTAITDIAGLVTNDPSLGEGPLGLIRDAAVVIDGDRIAWVGESSKAPATDNRVDAGGRAAIPGFVDSHSHLVFAGDRTEEFNARMSGRPYSAGGIRTTVAATRAASNNVLHANVGRYVAEARRQGTTTLEIKSGYGLTSQDEARALTIAGAHTDEVTFLGAHIVAPEFADDPAAYVDLVTGPMLDACAPYARWIDVFCEQGAFDGDQARTILTAGKERGLIPRVHANQLSYGPGVQLAVELGAASADHCTHLTDADVDALAQGETVATLLPGAEFSTRSTYPDARRLLDAGATVALSPDCNPGSSFTSSMPFCVALAVREMGMTPDEAVWAATAGGARALRRTDVGRVSPGARADLALLDAPSHVHLAYRPGVPLISAVWLGGTLL
- a CDS encoding RNA polymerase sigma factor SigF, whose product is MSPRLDDTRTEPSGSTRTTVSSAPLPEQFTPDADAQATVGLFDELPELSDLPEIPPYDTVAPVDARALSKTLFERLEVLEEGTHEYAYVRNTLVELNLALVKFAASRFRSRSEPMEDIVQVGTIGLIKAIDRFETGRGVEFPTFAMPTIVGEIKRFFRDTSWSVRVPRRLQELRLDLAKAGDELAQRLDRAPTVGELAERLDISQAEVVEGMAASNAYTASSLDAQPEEDDSEGALADRIGYEDHGLEGIEYVESLKPLIADLSARDRKILSLRFVANMTQSEIGEELGISQMHVSRLLSRTLRRLRKGLMIEE
- a CDS encoding STAS domain-containing protein translates to MDRGMVGSASKGRLQVEVRHHGASAVVTPAGELDHHTAEVLREPLEKCVEGGRVRLVVDCSKLEFCDSTGLNVLLGARLKAEAEGGGVHLAGMLPIVARVFEITGADAVFTVHESLDAALVE
- a CDS encoding ATP-binding protein; this encodes MSTTRPYPPGDRGPDPDGPAASASPPAPPAPPTAGPIRQTRRLALIGASGAVPRARDFTREALRDWGWLPAATADHRAAAEDVLLVVSELVTNACLHAEGPEELRVSCNAKVLRLEVVDLGTGTPAPRTPHRAGRPGGHGMFIVQRLCLDWGVVRNVEGSGKTVWAELAAPG
- a CDS encoding LPXTG cell wall anchor domain-containing protein, which produces MVSHNQRRPAGRGGALTLAAALAGSVVLLAAPAAHADTVDVDYQCKTPIGDKSAVSPIDIKSTASGGAYKLTMSFEKGVSSSPVELGKGAMHPSALIKLGGAESGTVSVAGPANDKAIPANTPIKISDLSGTYTPKKSGKVTFTASTLTIKALGTTTTCTPGNNPKPSLTLDVKGAGGGGDSGSTGGTGSTGGTSTGGSGGAQGGSGSDQLPQTGPADSAVALGTLGGTVLLAGVAGALWLTRRQRTP
- a CDS encoding peptide MFS transporter yields the protein MASSLTKGATAQGTPAGGKTFFGHPRGLATLFMIEMWERFSFYGMRALLVVYLISGGPDAKAGGQGGGLGLTEGNAVAIYSVYLAMVYLLAMPGGWFGDRVWGPRKTVVIASGIVMAGHLALSVPGQATFFVGLALVALGSGLIKANISTMVGQLYDGPQDPRRDGGFTLFYIGINLGAFAAPLVIGTVGQSYNWHLGFALAALGMALGLVQFLIGTRHLSPESNVVPTPLAAEERRSWLRKAMLWLIVAAVFYTGVVLSGSWTLNWVLIPITILGLIIPTGVLIRIKRDRELSAVEQTKVSGYIWFFVAAAVFWMIYDQGGSTLSAFAEGKTADTIFGLHFPSSWFQSVNPLMIMALAPVFAWLWLWLARRDREPNTTLKFAMALVLIGASFFVFVVPMGMAQDGTKVSPLWLVSIYMVQTMGELCLSPVGLSVTTKMAPAKYASQMMGVWFLAVTAGDCITGLLSIAGVDLSGVGVITLEAAMAALAGFAVFMYRKKVVALMADVH
- a CDS encoding response regulator transcription factor yields the protein MTRVLLAEDDASISEPLARALRREGYEVEVREDGPTALDAGLQGGVDLLVLDLGLPGMDGLEVCRRLRTEGHGFPVLVLTARADEVDTVVGLDAGADDYVTKPFRLAELLARVRALLRRGAVETQQQQPATHGVRIDVESHRAWMGDEELQLTAKEFDLLRVLVRDAGRVVTRDQLMREVWDTTWWSSTKTLDMHISWLRKKLGDDAANPRYIATVRGVGFRFEKS